Part of the Gramella sp. Hel_I_59 genome, GGAGATCTTCGAAGACCTTGAATTCAGAAGATTGAAAGATCAGTTTTTAAAATTATTTTCTGGAGAAGAAGAGAGCACCCCTACGCAGGTGAGCAATTCGCCTTCAGCAAAACAAAATGCACAAACCGCTGGCGCTGGACAGTTTTCATTATTTGGAGGTGATGGCGAAGAGATCGAACGAACATCATCGAGAACAAATCTGGCTGATACTCCGCATTTTTACCAGTTGCTTGAAACAGAAATGGCACAAAAGCTATTTTTCGAACGACTGCTTATGCAGAAAAGTGTTTGTTTCGATACTGAAACCACTGGATTGAACCCACTGGATGCAGAATTAGTAGGAATTGCTTTTTCCTGGGAAACTGGGAAAGGCTACTATCTTCCATTTCCGGAGGAACGCGAGAAAGCACAGGAATTGATAGAAAAAATACGTCCTTTCTTTGAAAATGAGTCTATAGAAAAGATAGGTCAGAATCTTAAATATGATATCAAGGTTCTTGACAAATATAATATCGAGGTGAAATCTCCGATCTTTGATACTATGATCGCGCATTATCTTATCAATCCAGATATGCGTCATAATATGGATGTTCTGGCAGAAACATACCTTAATTACACTCCGCAGCCAATTACCGAACTTATTGGAAAGAAAGGTAAGAATCAAAAAAGCATGCGTGATGTGGATCTGAAATCTCAAACTGAATACGGAGTAGAAGATGCCGATATCACTTTTCAGCTAAAAACGCTTTTCGAGAAAGAACTGGAAGATGCAAACACGAGAAAATTATTCAATGAAATTGAAATTCCACTGGTAGAAGTACTGGCAGATATGGAACTGGAAGGAATCAAACTGGACGAAAATTACCTGCAATCCCTTTCCGAAGCATTAACCAATGCCATTAAAGATCTGCAAACCAAGATCTACGAGGAAGCAGGAGAAGAATTCCTGATAAGTTCACCAAAACAACTAGGCATCATCCTTTTTGAAAAACTGGAACTTTCCAAGAAACCTAAGAAAACGAAAACGGGTCAATACAGCACCAGTGAGGACGTACTTTCCGTTTTAGCTGAAGAGAACCCGATCGTTCAACATGTTCTGGATTACCGCGGACTCGTAAAATTGCAGAATACTTATGTGGATGCGCTTCCAAATCAGGTAGAAAAAACGACCGGTCGTGTGCATACCGAATATATGCAAACCATTGCAGCTACCGGAAGACTGAGTTCCAACAACCCGAATTTACAGAACATCCCGATAAGAACAGAACGGGGCAGGCAGGTTAGAAAAGCTTTTGTTCCCAGAGATGAAAATTTCGTCCTGCTTGCAGCCGATTATTCTCAGATCGAATTGCGTATTATCGCCGCTTTAAGTGACGAAGAAAACATGATCAAAGCTTTTAAAGAGGGTGAAGATATTCATGCTTCCACAGCTGCCAAGGTTTTCAATGTGCCACTGAAAGAAGTTACTCGTGAACAAAGAAGCAACGCCAAAACTGTGAATTTCGGGATCATTTACGGTGTTTCAGCGTTTGGGCTGAGCAATCAAACTTCTCTCTCTCGTAGTGAAGCGAAAGATTTGATCGACACCTATTATAAGACTTATCCCAAACTGAGTAGTTATATTGCAGACCAGGTAGAGTTTGCAAGACAGAATGGGTATGTAAGTACTGTACTGGGACGCCGACGCTATTTGAAAGATATCAATTCAAGAAACCAGGTGGTTCGTGGTGCTGCGGAAAGAAACGCGGTGAATGCACCAATTCAGGGTAGTGCAGCAGATATCATAAAACTAGCCATGATCAACATTCATAACAAACTGAAAGCTGGAAACTATAAAACACGCATGCTGTTACAGGTTCATGATGAATTGGTATTCGACGCTCACAAAGAAGAACTGGAAGAAATGAAAACTATGATTCGAGTAGAAATGGAGAACGCCTACAAGCTGCAGGTGCCTTTAGATGTAGAAATAGGAATTGGACAGAACTGGCTGGAAGCTCACTAGAAGACAGTAAATATCTTTAACTAAAAAACCTCGTTAGCAGTACTAACGAGGTTTTTTGACTAACACTATAAACTACTTCTTACTATTATTTAGCTCTTGTATACTCCAGCATCAAAATTCTGATTTCAGAAGCTCTCGTATTACCGGGATCATTTACATATTGGTCTGATTCGATTTTGGTAACATCAAAAGCGAAAGTACCAGATCCAAGATCGATCGCTTTTTCATGAATAAAGGTTTCACCATTAATTGTGAGCTCCAAAACAAGCTTATTATCGC contains:
- the polA gene encoding DNA polymerase I, whose translation is MADQKRLFLLDAYALIFRGYYAFIKNPRINSKGFNTSAIMGFTNSLFDVIRREKPDHLAVCFDKDGSEARTEMFSDYKANRDETPEPIRESIPVIQEILRAMHIPVVECAGMEADDIIGTLAKQAEKENYKVYMVTPDKDFAQLVSENIFMYRPARMGNGIEIWGIPEVQKKFEVERPEQVIDFLGMMGDSVDNIPGLPGVGEKTAKKFLKKYGSMEGLLANTDDLKGKMKEKVIENAELGRLSKKLATIFIDCDVKFHAEDYELSKPDGDKVQEIFEDLEFRRLKDQFLKLFSGEEESTPTQVSNSPSAKQNAQTAGAGQFSLFGGDGEEIERTSSRTNLADTPHFYQLLETEMAQKLFFERLLMQKSVCFDTETTGLNPLDAELVGIAFSWETGKGYYLPFPEEREKAQELIEKIRPFFENESIEKIGQNLKYDIKVLDKYNIEVKSPIFDTMIAHYLINPDMRHNMDVLAETYLNYTPQPITELIGKKGKNQKSMRDVDLKSQTEYGVEDADITFQLKTLFEKELEDANTRKLFNEIEIPLVEVLADMELEGIKLDENYLQSLSEALTNAIKDLQTKIYEEAGEEFLISSPKQLGIILFEKLELSKKPKKTKTGQYSTSEDVLSVLAEENPIVQHVLDYRGLVKLQNTYVDALPNQVEKTTGRVHTEYMQTIAATGRLSSNNPNLQNIPIRTERGRQVRKAFVPRDENFVLLAADYSQIELRIIAALSDEENMIKAFKEGEDIHASTAAKVFNVPLKEVTREQRSNAKTVNFGIIYGVSAFGLSNQTSLSRSEAKDLIDTYYKTYPKLSSYIADQVEFARQNGYVSTVLGRRRYLKDINSRNQVVRGAAERNAVNAPIQGSAADIIKLAMINIHNKLKAGNYKTRMLLQVHDELVFDAHKEELEEMKTMIRVEMENAYKLQVPLDVEIGIGQNWLEAH